The Kluyvera intermedia genome includes the window ACGGTCATGTGCGGGAAAAGCGCGTAGGACTGGAACATCATGTTAATTGGCCGCAGATACGGCGGAACCTGCGCCAGGTCGACGCCATCGAGGATAATTTGCCCAGCTGTCGGCTGCTCAAAGCCTGCCAGCATACGCAGCAGGGTTGATTTACCGCAGCCGGATGCGCCCAGCAGGGCAAAGATTTCGCCTTTATAAATGGTGAGGTTGACGTCATCAACGGCGTGCTGACCGTCAAAAGACTTGCTCAGGTTACGGATTTCCAGCAGCGGGGTAAGCGCTTTGCGGGTTTTCGCCTGTGGGCGGGGAATAGCGTCGTTCAATCGGGTGCTCTCCGGCAAAAAACAAATATCGACATGACCCGGTTGTCATATCAACCCCTGGTACACGGTCTAGGGCCGGTGTCCAGATTGGGGCAGTTGCACTGCCCCGGTGCATAACCATCACCATTCAGTCGCCCAGCCGAACGAAGTGACGCCGGGGAACTCCCCGGAGTCGGTGCTAACGCACCTCGTCCGGGCTACTGATGCGCAATCGACATCATCTTTCGGTTGGTTGATTTATTTGCCGCTTTTCACTTTGGTCCATGCGCGCGTTCTGACGCGGTCGATCTTCGGCTCCTGCACTTTCAACGTGAACAGTTTGGCGAACACATCGGCAGGTGGATAGATCGCCGGGTTATCGCGAACTTCGGCACTGATAAGTGGCGTAGAAGCCTTGTTACCGTTGGCGTAGAACACGTGGTCGCTGATATGCGCAATCACGTCCGGACGCATCAGATAGTTGAGGAACTGATAGGCTTCATCTTTGTTTTTCGCATCTGCTGGCATCGCGAACACATCAAAGAACGCCAGCGCTCCCTCCTTCGGAATGAAGTAAGAGATATTCACGCCGTTTTTCGCCTCTTTCGCGCGGTTCGCTGCCTGCCACACATCGCCTGCCCAGCCAATCGCGACACAGATATCGCCGTTAGCAAGGTCGTTAATGTATTGCGAAGAGTGGAAGTAACGGATATTTGGACGCAGTTTCAACAGCAGATCGGTCGCCGGGCCGGTGTAATCGTCGGCTTTCATGCTGTTCGGATCTTTGCCTAAGTAGTTAAGCACGGTGGCAAAAATTTCTTCCGGAGCATCAAGGAACGACACGCCGCAGCTTTTCAGCTTCTCGAGGTTTTCCGGTTTCATCACCAGATCCCAGCTGTTAAGCGGCGCATCTTTGCCCAGCACGGCTTTGACTTTATCGACGTTATAGCCGATACCGGTAGTCGCCCACAGATATGGGAAGGCGTATTTATTATCCGGGTCGTGTTTAGCCACCAGCTTCAACACTTCCGGATCCAGATTTTTCCAGTTTGGCAATTTGCTCTTATCAAGCGGCTGGAAGACCCCAGCGGTGAGCTGACGCTCAAGGAAGCTGGCGGATGGCACCACCAGGTCAAAACCGGTGCTGCCCGCCATCAGTTTGCCTTCCAGTACTTCGTTGGAGTCAAAGACGTCGTACACCACTTTAATACCGGTCTCTTTTTCAAAATTCGCGACGGTATCCGGGGCGATGTAATCAGACCAGTTATACACATGGAGCGTTTTTTGTTCTGCAGCGAGCACGCTTGCCGAGGCGGCCATCAGCGCACCTGTTACCAGACCCGTTAACCATTTTTTATTCAAGGCGGCCATTTCTCTTATCCTTCTCGTCGCCCGTTAACAAACGGACTCAATATACGCAATTTAGAGTATGCAGAAATCATGCATATTATTTCGGATTACATGAAAGAGAAGAGACCGGGCTCCCCTGCAGTCATTGCTCGCTGTACCGATGCAAAATCCTCGCCAACAATGATTATTGCTAGCAATTAAGAGGGGCGCACCAATATGTCGCAAGAATAACTGTAGCCCGTGTCAGAGGCTATAGGGCAGTGAAAAAAACGCCTTTTATCAATTTTTTATGCAAGATCACTCTATCTGATAAGCCAAAAGCGGCAATCAGGTAGTGAAAGAATCTTTAAAAATAGGTTAAAAGTAGAATAAAAGAATGTAATACGCAGCCACCATGGCAGTGACTGCGCTATTTAGCGGGCGGGATTAGTGAAGAAAATGGTACTGAGTCTCTTCCTGCGGCTGCTCTTCGTCTTCCGTTTTATACAGCAGATCGTGGGCGGAAGCCTCAAGGATCACCATTGAGATCTGCTCTTCACTGTGCTGCATAAACGATGCGAATTGTTCGAAGGTCAAACCCGCAGCGGCGGATAAAGACTGGCAAACCACCAGCTTTGGCAGATTATCATCCTGCATATCAAGGAACGCTTTCACGGTGAGCGAACTGGCGTTAATCGCCGACAGATCGGCTGCCAGCGCCAGTAATGCAGATGGTTTGACCTCCGCCAGTGCAGAAAACAGCACGACGTTATCAATGAGATCAACTTTGGCATCGAAGATACCATCAAAATTTTGCATATGCGGCAGGTGCAGCGCCTGACAGGTGTCGCACTCAAAAAAGCTCATGCCCATTTCGTCGAGCCACTGACGTAACGTATCCAGACTCGGGACGACGAGAGAATCCATATTGCCTATGACCTCATGCAGTAAAGTAATGATCCAGAGAAACAAACTACCGAGCAGTTGCCCGGTATAAGAACGATTTTAGCGCACAGTCTACGCAAAAATACCGATGCATACCACGATAGCCGGGCTATCCCCCCATTTTCAGGCAAAAACCAGGATGCGCCTGACGCTCGATCCATTCGATCATCTTACCCGCGACATCAACGCCAGTGGTGGACTCCACCCCTTCCAGCCCCGGCGAAGCGTTAACTTCCATCACCAACGGCCCGCGTTTAGCGCGCAACAGATCCACCCCCGCCACATCAAGCCCCAGCGTTTGCGCCGCTTTAACGGCAATCTCGCGCTCAGCGGGCGTGATATCGGCCACCGTCGCCACGCCGCCGCGATGCAGATTCGAGCGGAAATCGCCTTCTTTTGCGCGTCGTTCAATGGCGGCCACGACTTCATCGCCGACCACCAGACAACGGATATCGCGGCCTTTGGCTTCCTGGATGTATTCCTGCACCAGAATATGCGCATTTAAACCGCGAAACGCATCCACCACGCTCTCTGCGGCCTGCCGGGTTTCAGCCAGTACGACGCCAATCCCCTGCGTACCTTCTACCAGTTTCACCACCAGCGGCGCGCCGCCGACCATATCAATAAGGTCGCTGGTATCATCCGGTGAGTGGGCAATACCGGTAACCGGTAAATCAATGCCCTGCCGCGCCAGCAGCTGTAAGGAACGCAGCTTGTCGCGCGCGCGGGTAATCGCCACCGACTCGTTTAATGGGTAGCTGCCCAGCATTTCAAACTGGCGCAGCGCCGCCATACCATAATAGGTAATCGCCGAGCCAATACGCGGGATGACCGCATCATAATGCGGCAGTTTTTGCCCTTTATAGTGGATAGACGACGCCGATGGATTAATGTTCATATAACAAGAAAGCGGGTCGAGCACTTCAATAATATGGCCGCGACGTTTAGCCGCCTCGCGTAGACGTTTGCATGAATAGAGCGTTCCATCCCGGGACAAAATGGCAATTTTCACCCTTTACCTCTCCAAAAGACCTCAAAAAAGCCGACATATCATACTGCGCAAGGCAGGCCTGATGCATGCGCCCGACCACAGATTTCTGCTTTACCGATTAGCGCGTGGCCCAGCCCTGCTGGTGCAGATAATCCAGAATAAAGGGCCGATTTTCTTTAATCAGCGTACGGCGTATATGGTCGCTCCAGGTATCCCGGCGCGCATTGGTGCTGCGCGACAGATAATACTGCGCCAACTGTTCGTCATATTTGTCCAGCTCGGCCTTGTCCAGCGGCTGGTAGTGATTTTCATGCACCAGCAGCGTGGCAGGCAGACGCGGTTTCAGATCCGGCTGACTGGCAGGCCAACCGAGGCACAGCCCAAACAATGGCAGCACGTGTTTTGGCAGCTTCAGCAGATCGGTCACCGACTGGATATTGTTACGCAGGCCACCGATATAGACGCCGCCAAGCCCCAGCGATTCCGCTGCGGTGAGTGCGTTTTGCGCCATCAACGAGGTGTCGACCACGCCAAGCAAAAGCTGTTCCGCCAGCCCCAGTTGCGCATCCGGGCAAATCTGTAAGAGGCGATTAAAGTCCGCGCAGAATACCCAGAATTCAGCCGCCTGGCCGACGTGAGCTTGTCCACCGGTCAACTCAACCAACTGCGCGCGCATATTCTTATCGGTCACACGAATAATCGAGGTGCATTGTAAAAAGCTGGAACTCGAGGTCGCCTGTGCGCTGGCGATAATTGCATGACGCTGGTCGTCGGTTATCGGCTCGCCGGTGAACTGGCGAATAGAGCGATGGTTTAGCAGAACCTCAATGGTCGGTGTCATCTTTTTTTTCCTTTTTTTGCGGCGGATTCGGATTCATAAGCTGCGGCGCAACAGCACGGGCGATACCCCAGAAGAGCGCACCCGCAGCGGGCAGCATCAGCGCAATACCGACGAAGATCATCACCACCGCGGCCAGTTGGCTGGCAAAGGGGGCTGGCAAGGTGATGTACTGATTGAGCGACAGCCATGCCGTCGCCAGCACCACCATGCCGATCCCCTCAAGAATTAAAACGCTTTTCGGTAGTGCTCCAAGCGAACGCATGCTTCTTCTCCTGCGATCCGTTTCCGCATCTTTATGTCGTTATCGACGAGTATAACGGCATGCTCACAAAAAATATTTAACCAAACATAGCCTGAATGAATCGTAACAACAGGCAGAACCTTCTTTCTCTTCCGGCTCAGGCACGGCATCATAGGTGTCATTCGCCGAGAGGCACATTGATTATTCCGCTCGTTTAAGGAGAGACATTATGTTTGCTGTTATTTTTGGTCGTCCTGGATGCCCTTACTGTGTTCGCGCAAAAGAGCTGGCGGAGAAACTGACTCAAGAACGTGACGACTTTAACTACCGTTACGTGGATATTCATGCAGAAGGGATCAGTAAGGCTGATTTAGAAAAAACAGTGGGTAAACCGGTAGAAACCGTGCCACAGATTTTTGTCGACCAGCAGCACATTGGCGGATGCACAGACTTTGAAGCCTGGGCAAAAGAGAATCTCGGCCTGTTTGCCTGATAGTGATTCCAGCGCCCGCTCCTACAGCGGGCGTTTTCCTTCCCGACGCTTATCGTGTAGCAGTGAACTGACAAACAGAAAACACAACGCACCGAGCGCACACCAGAACACGGCGCTGAACAACCAAGCCAGCTCCTGCCACAATGAACGATCGCTACTGAGAAAAAGACGTGTCAGTAACAGGCACAGCGGCGCGGCCAGAATAGCGCCCAACAGGGGACGCAGCACCCGACGGCGTGAAGAGATAAAGCTTGAAACAACGCCTGGGATGATAAAGAACAATAGCCCCAATTCAGGATTTCCTGAAGTGCGAAAAGCCCCCTTCACCTGCATCACCAGTGAACAAAAAACCACTATAAATAATATAAAGCAGCAAATTATACCTGCCCAACCGCGTTCAGTTTTCACACGCTTCTCCTGAAAATTATCTCTATCAAAATCCAGACTTCGTCCATTTGGACGCTCAGTCAGATAAAGTCACTGGCCTTCCATGCCAAAACAGTTCTGTGCTAAAAGCGATTGTTGCTAGCCGTAGCAGTCAGGAACGATTAAACTACCGACCGCTATTTTCTGGTTATTCTTCGGGTACAGGATAGCAGCACTCCTGCCATAACCCTTGGTCAACAGTAGACCAAATAACCATTCCTTTCAACACGTTACTGGTAAACAATAAGTTAGACTCCGTGAATATAAACGTCGCAGATTTGTTAAACGGGAATTACATCCTGTTATTATTCGTGGTATTAGCGCTGGGGCTTTGTCTTGGCAAATTGCGCCTGGGCTCCATCCAACTTGGTAATTCCATTGGCGTTTTAGTGGTTTCGCTCTTATTAGGGCAACAACACTTCAGTATTAACACTGAGGCACTAAACCTCGGATTTATGCTGTTTATTTTTTGCGTCGGCGTAGAAGCTGGCCCCAACTTTTTTTCTATTTTCTTTCGCGACGGCAAGAATTATCTGATGCTTGGCCTGGTCATGGTCGGCAGCGCTCTGCTGATCGCCCTGGGTCTGGGTAAGCTGTTTGGCTGGGACATCGGCCTGACGGCCGGTCTGCTCGCTGGTTCAATGACATCCACGCCGGTGCTGGTTGGTGCGGGCGACACGCTACGACATTCCGGAATGGAAGCCAGCCTGCTGGCGCAGGCACAAGATCACTTAA containing:
- the potF gene encoding spermidine/putrescine ABC transporter substrate-binding protein PotF, whose amino-acid sequence is MAALNKKWLTGLVTGALMAASASVLAAEQKTLHVYNWSDYIAPDTVANFEKETGIKVVYDVFDSNEVLEGKLMAGSTGFDLVVPSASFLERQLTAGVFQPLDKSKLPNWKNLDPEVLKLVAKHDPDNKYAFPYLWATTGIGYNVDKVKAVLGKDAPLNSWDLVMKPENLEKLKSCGVSFLDAPEEIFATVLNYLGKDPNSMKADDYTGPATDLLLKLRPNIRYFHSSQYINDLANGDICVAIGWAGDVWQAANRAKEAKNGVNISYFIPKEGALAFFDVFAMPADAKNKDEAYQFLNYLMRPDVIAHISDHVFYANGNKASTPLISAEVRDNPAIYPPADVFAKLFTLKVQEPKIDRVRTRAWTKVKSGK
- a CDS encoding YbjN domain-containing protein, translating into MDSLVVPSLDTLRQWLDEMGMSFFECDTCQALHLPHMQNFDGIFDAKVDLIDNVVLFSALAEVKPSALLALAADLSAINASSLTVKAFLDMQDDNLPKLVVCQSLSAAAGLTFEQFASFMQHSEEQISMVILEASAHDLLYKTEDEEQPQEETQYHFLH
- the rimK gene encoding 30S ribosomal protein S6--L-glutamate ligase; this encodes MKIAILSRDGTLYSCKRLREAAKRRGHIIEVLDPLSCYMNINPSASSIHYKGQKLPHYDAVIPRIGSAITYYGMAALRQFEMLGSYPLNESVAITRARDKLRSLQLLARQGIDLPVTGIAHSPDDTSDLIDMVGGAPLVVKLVEGTQGIGVVLAETRQAAESVVDAFRGLNAHILVQEYIQEAKGRDIRCLVVGDEVVAAIERRAKEGDFRSNLHRGGVATVADITPAEREIAVKAAQTLGLDVAGVDLLRAKRGPLVMEVNASPGLEGVESTTGVDVAGKMIEWIERQAHPGFCLKMGG
- the nfsA gene encoding oxygen-insensitive NADPH nitroreductase gives rise to the protein MTPTIEVLLNHRSIRQFTGEPITDDQRHAIIASAQATSSSSFLQCTSIIRVTDKNMRAQLVELTGGQAHVGQAAEFWVFCADFNRLLQICPDAQLGLAEQLLLGVVDTSLMAQNALTAAESLGLGGVYIGGLRNNIQSVTDLLKLPKHVLPLFGLCLGWPASQPDLKPRLPATLLVHENHYQPLDKAELDKYDEQLAQYYLSRSTNARRDTWSDHIRRTLIKENRPFILDYLHQQGWATR
- a CDS encoding YbjC family protein, encoding MRSLGALPKSVLILEGIGMVVLATAWLSLNQYITLPAPFASQLAAVVMIFVGIALMLPAAGALFWGIARAVAPQLMNPNPPQKKEKKDDTDH
- a CDS encoding GrxA family glutaredoxin is translated as MFAVIFGRPGCPYCVRAKELAEKLTQERDDFNYRYVDIHAEGISKADLEKTVGKPVETVPQIFVDQQHIGGCTDFEAWAKENLGLFA
- a CDS encoding inner membrane protein YbjM is translated as MKTERGWAGIICCFILFIVVFCSLVMQVKGAFRTSGNPELGLLFFIIPGVVSSFISSRRRVLRPLLGAILAAPLCLLLTRLFLSSDRSLWQELAWLFSAVFWCALGALCFLFVSSLLHDKRREGKRPL